The Lacticaseibacillus rhamnosus DNA window AGCGCAAGTTTGCCTTCTTGAAAGGTTCACTTGGGCTTGACTTAGTGAACACCAGAACGGCTGAGTCCTTGGTGGTAACGGTGGATAGCGCGATTGCATTGGCAAATATCGACCTCCTCCTTAAGCTTTTTTCTGTACCAATTTCTATTGTGGTCGAACAGGGTGGCCTGCATTATCAAATCAACTATAAAGTGACTGAAATTCGGCCAGAAACCGCAGCCTAAATCACCAGGCACTACTTACTGGAAAAATGGGTTGAAACTAAGTAATATCCGTTTTATACAGAAGAATTTCAATCCTAGCATCACCGTTAACCTTAAATGATTGGACCAGAAACTGATTATTTCGATTTTTTATCGTGTTAATGTGAAAAAATATCTTGAATTGGAGGGAAGACGATGAATAGAGTAGTTACAAAGCTATTTATAAAGCACTGGAGAATTTGGTTAGCGGTGACTCCAATTTTCATTATCTCAGGGATTGTTTTTGGTGCCGCTATCGTTTTGTTAAGTGCCTTGAGTAGTGCTGATGCAAGTAGCGGTGTGGATTATGGGGTATTTCTACAAGTGCCAATAGTAATCGGCGGTGTGATACTCTGCTTATTCACAAATAATGCTATGAAGCAATGCATTGATTTTTTTGATGACACCAATGATATTCTGCTTATGCTAGGTGCATCACCAATACAGCTGAGTTTTTTGATGACTGGACAAATGCTACTGACAGGTATTATAGGTGCTAGTTTCGGGATCCTATTTGTAGTACCGGCTGCGAGAGGATTTTTACGCCTTTTACCTATAGGAGCTGGTTCACAATCATTGTCCAGTTTACCAATTGCTTTGACAGGAAACACGATAGGAATCGTCCTCTTGATACAAACGGTCTTGATCAGTATGACTTGTATGAGATATTGCCTGAAAAATTATCGCCGGAGAAAAGGGAGAGTGTCCACTGATCGAGAAGAAGGCAAGAAAAATGGTGGGATGGTCATCGGTACTCTGGCAATCATCGGATGTATCGTTGGAACGGTGCTATTATTTTTGAAGGCGATACCAGATCCCAGTAGCGTGGCTGATTATACGAATAGTATGAAAAATGCAATGAATCTGTTATTACTATTATGGTTGTTGCTGATTGTCGCCATGAATTTTTTGATTCGTCCTTTATTTATCAAAATGGTAAAGATGGTTGCCCATCTGCCATCGATTACCAAACATCCGTTGATTCGTTCTGCTTTTTATGATTTGCAGTTCCATCAAGAAAATATGATCAAGCTAATTCGACCAGTTAGTGTTATTGCCCTACTGATTGGGAATTTTATTGCCTTATTTTTAAATACAAAAATGTTAGTAGACGGTAGAAATGATGAAAGTGCGATCTACGATTTGATTGTTAGTCTAGTTTTTGTTTTTGGTGCACCGATCTTGATTAGCTTGGCGAATATTGTCACTTCAATTAGTCTTTTCAAGATGAAAACGCAAAAAGAAACAGATAACTACTTTTTTACCGGGTGTACGCCAAGTTGGATTTTTGAACTCAAATTGACGGAGATCGGCACGGCTGCGATTCTTTCGATTCTCATTACTTTTTTAGGAACACTTTTATTTGCGATTCCGTTGTTAAGGGTTGCCTTTTTAGGCGGCGGTGATATTTTCCGGGCAAATTGGACAGTAAATATTTTATTGACGCTGGGGATATTTTCCCTATTCTTCCTTTGTTTTGCACCGATTTATTGGTTGGAAAAGGGTAAGAGAAAAGCTTATGTCAATGGATAGGAAAGTAGAGGGATCATGATGAATGAAGTTGTTGTGGTAAAAAACCTAAAAAAGGAAATTGAGTTGGCACAGGGAAATGTGTTAGAGGTTTTAAGTGATATTTCTTTTGAGATAAAGCAAGGAGAATTTGTATCGATCGTGGGTCCTTCAGGTTCGGGAAAATCAACTTTACTGTATTGTATATCTAGTTTATTGCCACCTACTGAAGGGGAAGTGCTAATTAAGGGAAAATCTCCTTATGAATGGAGTGCTTCAAAATTAGCCAAGTTTCGACGGCAAGAAATTGGCTTTATTTTTCAGGATTATCAATTGATACCATCGCTATCAGCCTTTGATAACTTGATGTTACCAGGTATCTTGAATGGACGAAAAATTGAAAAATCCTCCGTGGAAGCAATCGCAACACGGCTTGAGTTGAAAGTAGAACTCAATCAGCCAATTGACGCACTTTCAGGTGGTGAACAGCAACGAGTGGCTATTGCACGAACTATTTTAGCTAACCCGGAGATTATTTTTTTAGATGAACCAACCAGCGCTTTGGATACCCATTCACGTAAGTTGACAATGGGTTTATTTCATGAATTGGTGGGTCAAGGAAAAACGATTATTATGGTAACTCATGATTTGGAACTCGCTGAGAAAACTTCCCGAACAATCGTGATGAGAGATGGAAAAATTGAAAGAGATATTGAATTGACACAGTTTAATACTGTTACAATATAAACGGTAATAAACTGGTTGAATCAATAAAAAGGAAGCTATCATCTGGGGAGTTCAAAGTTCTTGTTACAGAAATAAATTAATGAACCTTTGAGTAGAGCCAATCTGGAGAGTTTGTTGCCGGATATTAGCCGGTGAACGATAGAATGTGCCTTGGCTGAGTTACAAGGCGACCAGAAAATTCAAGAAGTGGGCAGGGACGTTCAACAAAGTACCAACTAGCAAATCATTATTCGGGTTAAATTTTATCGAATAATCCCCATCCAAGAACTTACTCCAACAGAAAAGCCTGTGTTGACCACAACTGGTCACACAGGCTTTTCGTTTAACTTCATTCACTTTCTGTTGCCCAAATAATCAAGGCATTTCTTCATCTATTACAATTTAACCCTATTACGCTTCAGTTTGCGCCGCCAGTACCCAGTGCTCCGGTGCCGCCTCGACTAAGTTTGCCGTGGGTGCAATCGGTTCATGATCAAATTGAACATGGGTCTTTTGCTGTTCAAAAATCGGATCAGCTTGCGGCACCGAAGCCAGTAATGTTTGCGTATAGGGATGCAGCGGATGGCGATACACCGCTTCCGTTGCACCTGCTTCTACGATCCGACCACGGTACATGACGACAATTTTGTCACTAATGTAGTGCACCATGGATAGATCATGGGCAATAAATAAGTAGGTCAACTGCTGCTCTTTTTGAATCCGCCGCAATAGGTTCACAATTTGGGCCTGAATGGACACATCTAATGCCGAGATCGGTTCGTCCAGCACCAGAAACTTGGGTTGAACGGCTAAAGCGCGCGCGATCCCAATCCGCTGCCGCTGACCACCTGAAAATTCATGCGGAAACCGATTAATGGCGTCCGGTGGTAATCCGACCTGCGCCAACAGCTGCAAGACCTGATCCATTCGTTCCTGATGCGAGCCAGCCAAATGGAAGTTATCAATGCCTTCTGCAATAATATCCGCCACTTTTTGCCGCGGATTCAGCGACGCAAACGGATCTTGAAAAACCATCTGAACTTGGCGCCGAAACTGCTTGCGCTCAGTACGGGAAAAATGCTGAATTGACTGATCCAAAAAGCGCACGTTGCCGCCTGAAATCGGCCCGATACCAGCAATGGCGCGACCCGTGGTGGTTTTGCCAGAGCCCGATTCGCCAACCAACCCCACCGTTGTCCCCGGCTCAATTGTGAAGCTAATATGATCCACTGCTTTAATGGGCTGGCGGCCTTTATGAAACGTAACACTCAGGTCGTCAATGGTAAACAATGGTGCTGTCAAACATGATCATCTCCCTTTACCTAAGCCTGACTCGCGACAATGGTTTGCGGTTTTTCCGTCATATCTGCAAACCGTTCCCACCGTTTTTGAATCGTCACTGGCGGCTGATAGCTTGGTGTGCGCGGATCAAGCAGCCACGAGCGAACAAAATGGGTAGGCGATACCTGAAACAACGGCGGTGCTTCTTTAAAGTCAATCGCCATCGCATAAGGATTACGCGGTGCAAACGGATCACCTGTGATTGGTTTGCGCATATCCGGCGGCGTTCCCGGTAGCGTAAACAACTGCTCCCGCTGGTCATCCGAACTCGGAACGGCATCCAACAAGCCCCATGTATAGGGATGCTGCGGATTGTAAAAGATTTCATTGGCAGTGCCGACTTCCACGATTTTCCCGGCATACATAATCGCCACCCGATCGGCAATGTTAGCCACCACGCCGAGATCATGGGTGATAAAAATGACACTTAGATCATGTTTCGCCTTCTGGGTCTTAATCAAATCCAAGACTTGTGCCTGCAAGGTAACGTCCAAAGCCGTGGTCGGTTCATCTGCGACTAATACTTTCGGGTGCATAATCAAAGCCATCGCAATCATCGCTCGTTGCCGTTGCCCGCCGGAAAGTTCATGCGGATACTTGCGGGCAATCAAAGCAGGATCATCGAGGCCGACATCTTGAATAGAAGCATACACCGCTTTTTTCAACGCCGCGCCATGTAGATGTTGATGTGCTTTGACGCCTTCACCGATTTGACGGCCAATCCGCATGGTCGGGTTAAGGCCACTGAGCGAGTCTTGAAAAATCAAGCCCAATTCCTGACCGCGTAAATGGGTATAAGCTTTTTTGCTTGCATGTAAAAGATCGGTGTCACCATATCGCATGACGTCCGCTTTGACCTCGGCATCCTTACCCAGTAAGCCTAATAACGCATGCGTGGTTACCGATTTGCCCGATCCTGATTCGCCTACCAATGCCAGCGTCTCACCTTGATGCAAAGTCAGGTTGACGCTATTGACCGCATAAACATTTTCATTTGCTTCATGAAATGTCACGTTTAAATTCTTAATGGAAACAATATCAGTCATGCCGCGCCCCTTTCATGAATTAGTTTAGCCATTTTACTGCTTTGTATAAACGATTCTAGATCGCGTTGCTTGTCAGTACAAATACAAATCAATTAACGCACCACCCAGCAGGTTAATCGCTGCCACAAGTGCCAATTGACCATTTCCGGGGAGGCTGCCAAGAAAGCGACTGGTTAAAGCAGCATGCGGTCGCCGCGTGTGTAGCAGTAATTTAATGCCGACTGCAAGTAACGCTAAGCCAACTAGCAGCCAAAAAGTTTGATGCAACCCCCACAGCAAAGCCACTAACACGGGCTCATGCGTCAGGGAAAAGCCGGTTGTTGTGACAAACAAGCCGACAAATAAAGCGGTGATGACTTGCCAGGGATGTTTTTGAATCATGATGGTCCTCCTTCAATCCTTCTCATCGCGACTGCCTGAGCAACGGCTTTTGGGTGAAGTTTTCCTGACGAAACACTTCTCGTTGCCGGCAGTCGGTTCAATTAGTCCTGAAACTTTGGATCCAACGCATCACGCAAGCCATCCCCCAGAATGTTAAACGCAAAGACAATGGCGATTAAAATCAAAATCGGGATGTACAGTTGCAACGGATGTTGGAGCATCTGGTCTTGACCATTAGCAA harbors:
- a CDS encoding ABC transporter ATP-binding protein translates to MNEVVVVKNLKKEIELAQGNVLEVLSDISFEIKQGEFVSIVGPSGSGKSTLLYCISSLLPPTEGEVLIKGKSPYEWSASKLAKFRRQEIGFIFQDYQLIPSLSAFDNLMLPGILNGRKIEKSSVEAIATRLELKVELNQPIDALSGGEQQRVAIARTILANPEIIFLDEPTSALDTHSRKLTMGLFHELVGQGKTIIMVTHDLELAEKTSRTIVMRDGKIERDIELTQFNTVTI
- a CDS encoding ATP-binding cassette domain-containing protein, translating into MTAPLFTIDDLSVTFHKGRQPIKAVDHISFTIEPGTTVGLVGESGSGKTTTGRAIAGIGPISGGNVRFLDQSIQHFSRTERKQFRRQVQMVFQDPFASLNPRQKVADIIAEGIDNFHLAGSHQERMDQVLQLLAQVGLPPDAINRFPHEFSGGQRQRIGIARALAVQPKFLVLDEPISALDVSIQAQIVNLLRRIQKEQQLTYLFIAHDLSMVHYISDKIVVMYRGRIVEAGATEAVYRHPLHPYTQTLLASVPQADPIFEQQKTHVQFDHEPIAPTANLVEAAPEHWVLAAQTEA
- a CDS encoding ABC transporter ATP-binding protein, which gives rise to MTDIVSIKNLNVTFHEANENVYAVNSVNLTLHQGETLALVGESGSGKSVTTHALLGLLGKDAEVKADVMRYGDTDLLHASKKAYTHLRGQELGLIFQDSLSGLNPTMRIGRQIGEGVKAHQHLHGAALKKAVYASIQDVGLDDPALIARKYPHELSGGQRQRAMIAMALIMHPKVLVADEPTTALDVTLQAQVLDLIKTQKAKHDLSVIFITHDLGVVANIADRVAIMYAGKIVEVGTANEIFYNPQHPYTWGLLDAVPSSDDQREQLFTLPGTPPDMRKPITGDPFAPRNPYAMAIDFKEAPPLFQVSPTHFVRSWLLDPRTPSYQPPVTIQKRWERFADMTEKPQTIVASQA